The DNA sequence TTTTATTTTTCGTTCTAAAATCATCAAAAATAAATTTGTTCATCATCAATGTTTCGCGAACATTACTTCTGCCCCATCTCGTAAACATTTTGTGCAAGGTTTTAAATGAAGTCGGCGTATTGGTTAAAACGTTTGCATTTCTTTGAAACTGAACATCGTAACCTTGTTTTAAAATTAAATTCGTCATCGCACGATCTTCTCCGATTGTTGCAGCGCGTCCGAAAAACTTTTGGTCAATCCAGTCTGTCAGGCAATGTAAAACTGCTTCTCTTCGGTAAGCAGACAAAGCACCCGGCGTGCATAATACAAATCCTAAAGAACTTTGTGCAGCCCGCATAAATTCAAAACTAAATACAAAACTCACATTTAACATTCTCGGAATCATGCCTTGATTTTTGTTCAAAACTTTAACATTTCCTGCAACGGCGCCACAATTTTTATTGACTGCGAAAGGACTTATCAAATTTCTGATCGTATTTTTTTCCACAACCGAATCGCTGTCGATAGAAATGAAAACATCTCCTTTTCCAGTCGTAAATCCAAGATGCAAGGCGTGTCTTTTTCCTCTGTTTTCTGGTTGTTTATAAACCGTAATCGTATTTCCTAAATCTGCATTTGCTTTGTTAATCCAATACCAGGTATCATCACTACTTCCGTCATCTACGGCGATAACTTCCATTTTATGTATTGGGAAATCACTTGCAGCAATGCTTAGCAAAGTTTCATAAACCAACTTTCCTTCGTTATACGCTGGAACAATTACGGTACAACTTGGCAGTTCAGCATCGGTAACGGACGGTATCGATTTATATTTAAAAAATAAATAGGCGATATAAATTAGAAATGAAACCTGAAATATCAAAATCGTCAACAAAGAGAAAACTAAAATTCTCCCAGAAATCGTCTGCATTCTTACAAAATGAAGTTCCTCAAAATAAGGACTAAAATTATTAACGGCATAAA is a window from the Kaistella flava (ex Peng et al. 2021) genome containing:
- a CDS encoding glycosyltransferase translates to MKKARIQKKEFLREKVDRAVSKIKALSKKEFGVLIAVQIVMFSAIYAVNNFSPYFEELHFVRMQTISGRILVFSLLTILIFQVSFLIYIAYLFFKYKSIPSVTDAELPSCTVIVPAYNEGKLVYETLLSIAASDFPIHKMEVIAVDDGSSDDTWYWINKANADLGNTITVYKQPENRGKRHALHLGFTTGKGDVFISIDSDSVVEKNTIRNLISPFAVNKNCGAVAGNVKVLNKNQGMIPRMLNVSFVFSFEFMRAAQSSLGFVLCTPGALSAYRREAVLHCLTDWIDQKFFGRAATIGEDRAMTNLILKQGYDVQFQRNANVLTNTPTSFKTLHKMFTRWGRSNVRETLMMNKFIFDDFRTKNKTGARFIFINQWVNLLAAFPLMILMFYFLMTHPLLYLSSALTGTFIFASIQMLFFSKKYNFIDALWAYPYSVFYLFGLFWIFPFSIATVKNGGWLTR